The following proteins are encoded in a genomic region of Corallococcus silvisoli:
- a CDS encoding ArsR/SmtB family transcription factor, which yields MERTMNAGPDLATLASAVGDATRIRMLELLMEGRALVAKELAFGTGVSPATATAHLQRLEGARLLRSTRQGRNKVFRIATPTVARMVEAMMAVAVRGPRASATPEPLRAARYCYDHLAGRLGMDITDALLRAGHLSLRRRAFALTDTGEGWFTAFGIEVAPLREQRRQFAHRCLDWSERRDHLAGALGAALASRVFALGWVERQPDSRGLTVTPTGQRGLRRYFGSP from the coding sequence ATGGAGCGAACGATGAATGCAGGGCCGGACCTCGCGACGCTCGCCAGCGCGGTGGGCGACGCCACGCGGATCCGGATGCTGGAGCTGCTCATGGAGGGGCGCGCGCTCGTCGCGAAGGAACTCGCGTTCGGCACCGGCGTCAGTCCGGCGACGGCGACCGCGCACCTCCAGCGGCTGGAGGGGGCCCGGCTGCTTCGCTCCACGCGCCAGGGCCGCAACAAGGTGTTCCGGATCGCCACACCCACCGTGGCGCGAATGGTGGAAGCGATGATGGCGGTGGCGGTCCGGGGGCCTCGGGCCTCCGCGACACCGGAGCCCCTGCGGGCCGCGCGCTACTGCTACGACCATCTGGCGGGCAGGCTGGGGATGGACATCACCGACGCGCTCCTGCGGGCCGGGCACCTGTCCCTCCGGCGCAGGGCCTTCGCCCTGACGGACACGGGAGAGGGCTGGTTCACGGCCTTCGGCATCGAGGTGGCCCCGCTGCGCGAACAGCGTCGCCAGTTCGCCCACCGGTGTCTCGATTGGAGCGAGCGGCGCGACCACCTCGCCGGGGCGCTGGGGGCCGCGCTCGCCTCGCGGGTGTTCGCGCTGGGATGGGTTGAACGTCAGCCCGACTCCCGGGGCCTCACCGTCACGCCCACGGGACAGCGAGGACTGCGGCGTTACTTCGGTTCGCCATGA
- a CDS encoding methyl-accepting chemotaxis protein, whose amino-acid sequence MARTSAPTEKTSLFHRLGGKAALTAAVQKLYARVMTDTQLTPYFHRTDLVPLQRQMVTYLTQLLGGPALYHGRSMRDVHARMDLQPQHFERVAEHLAHVLDDLDVPGPLAQEVLAAVGALRDDIVSPSAPKSSSPPATPQAPARSPRTAGRRIAKGPSRAPRSSRRRASMSLGSGLGEALLDAARVNLFVLDMDLGIVFANASAMEAIERIEESDAFPSHGADEAGGDFLSRFEHQLRREEGRLNTPSALPHEAAFSVGALQLKARVDGILDKAGALTGYVVNWTDVTEKQRTDTEMARLRAMLENAPTCVMVADVDLRIVYLNPASRRLLQRVEKHLPVTADRVIGSTIDVFHRDAAYQRKILANDKNLPVRANIPIGPEIADLLVTAVYDGQGRYLGPMVTWELITEKLAVQQREKELDTTLRGIFQEVTQHSQTLAASSQELSSVSQQMVSNAQETAAQATQVSAGAEQVSRNVQRVASGMEEVNANIREVARNASTAARVASSAVKLADGTSVVVGKLGTSSQEIGKVIKVITSIAQQTNLLALNATIEAARAGEAGRGFAVVANEVKELARETARATEDIGLKIGSIQGDTEEVVNAILEIGATIGRINELQTSIASSVEEQTATAGEILRNVGEAAKGSQQISENMAAVAEAARSTTEGAGSTQRSAVELAHMAQSLQRLVIQVDTTDKQNRSK is encoded by the coding sequence ATGGCCCGCACCTCCGCGCCCACCGAGAAGACCAGCCTCTTCCACCGCCTGGGGGGCAAGGCCGCCCTGACGGCCGCCGTGCAGAAGCTCTACGCGCGCGTGATGACGGACACCCAGCTCACGCCCTACTTCCACCGCACGGACCTGGTCCCGCTGCAGCGCCAGATGGTCACCTACCTCACGCAGCTGCTGGGCGGGCCCGCGCTCTATCACGGCCGGTCGATGCGTGACGTGCACGCGAGGATGGACCTTCAGCCCCAGCACTTCGAGCGCGTCGCCGAACACCTGGCCCACGTCCTGGACGACCTGGACGTGCCGGGCCCCCTCGCCCAGGAGGTCCTGGCGGCGGTGGGCGCGCTGCGGGACGACATCGTGAGCCCGTCCGCGCCCAAGTCCTCCTCCCCTCCCGCGACGCCTCAGGCTCCGGCGCGCTCGCCCCGGACCGCGGGACGGCGGATCGCCAAGGGCCCCTCCCGCGCGCCGCGCTCCTCCCGCCGCCGCGCGTCCATGTCCCTGGGGAGCGGCCTGGGCGAAGCGCTGCTGGACGCGGCGCGGGTCAACCTCTTCGTGCTGGACATGGACCTGGGCATCGTCTTCGCGAACGCGTCCGCCATGGAGGCCATCGAGCGCATCGAAGAGAGCGATGCGTTCCCAAGCCATGGCGCGGACGAAGCGGGCGGCGACTTCCTCTCCCGCTTCGAACACCAGCTGCGGCGCGAGGAGGGCCGGCTGAACACGCCGTCGGCGCTGCCTCACGAGGCCGCCTTCTCCGTGGGCGCGCTCCAGCTCAAGGCCCGCGTGGACGGCATCCTGGACAAGGCGGGCGCGCTCACCGGCTACGTGGTGAACTGGACGGACGTCACGGAGAAGCAGCGCACGGACACGGAGATGGCGCGCCTGCGGGCCATGCTGGAGAACGCGCCCACGTGCGTGATGGTGGCGGACGTGGACCTGAGGATCGTCTACCTGAACCCGGCATCGCGCCGGTTGTTGCAGCGGGTGGAGAAGCACCTGCCGGTGACGGCGGACCGGGTGATCGGCTCGACCATCGACGTCTTCCACCGGGACGCGGCGTACCAGCGGAAGATCCTGGCCAACGACAAGAACCTGCCGGTGCGCGCGAACATCCCCATCGGGCCGGAGATCGCGGACCTGCTGGTGACGGCGGTGTACGACGGCCAGGGCCGCTACCTGGGGCCCATGGTGACCTGGGAGCTCATCACCGAGAAGCTCGCCGTGCAGCAGCGGGAGAAGGAGCTGGACACCACCCTGCGCGGCATCTTCCAGGAGGTGACGCAGCACTCGCAGACGCTCGCGGCGTCGTCCCAGGAGCTGTCCAGCGTCAGCCAGCAGATGGTGAGCAACGCGCAGGAGACCGCGGCGCAGGCCACCCAGGTGTCCGCGGGCGCCGAGCAGGTCAGCCGCAACGTGCAGCGCGTCGCGTCCGGCATGGAGGAGGTCAACGCGAACATCCGGGAGGTGGCGCGCAACGCGAGCACCGCGGCCCGGGTGGCGTCCTCCGCCGTCAAGCTGGCGGACGGCACGTCCGTCGTCGTGGGCAAGCTGGGGACGAGCAGCCAGGAGATCGGCAAGGTCATCAAGGTCATCACCTCCATCGCGCAGCAGACCAACCTGCTGGCGCTCAACGCGACCATCGAGGCGGCGCGCGCGGGCGAGGCGGGTCGGGGCTTCGCGGTGGTGGCCAACGAGGTGAAGGAGCTGGCGCGCGAGACGGCCCGGGCCACGGAGGACATCGGGCTGAAGATTGGCAGCATCCAGGGGGACACCGAGGAGGTGGTCAACGCCATCCTGGAGATTGGCGCCACCATCGGCCGGATCAACGAGTTGCAGACCTCCATCGCGTCGTCCGTGGAGGAGCAGACGGCCACCGCGGGGGAGATCCTCCGCAACGTGGGAGAGGCGGCCAAGGGCAGCCAGCAGATCTCCGAGAACATGGCCGCCGTGGCGGAGGCCGCGCGCAGCACCACCGAGGGCGCGGGCAGCACGCAGCGCTCGGCGGTGGAGCTGGCCCACATGGCGCAGTCACTGCAACGGCTGGTCATCCAGGTGGACACCACGGACAAGCAGAACCGGTCGAAGTAG
- a CDS encoding Hsp20/alpha crystallin family protein translates to MAADNTNPGARGSSPASPAVKNAQEGASGPRQAGAPRSSPQAQEPKQGAGITRRESYSPAPLRDVLSLSPFGLMSRMMEDMDQLFTDFAGGALGLRGRGAPEGGLWSPQVDVLERDGNLLIRADLPGMKQEDIRVEVLEDLLVLEGERAFEQEGEEDGIWSMERGSGSFRRAIPLPEGIETETAQAHFENGVLEVSLKLPQARSEGRRIEVKGGSRPTQKKPVH, encoded by the coding sequence ATGGCAGCCGACAACACGAACCCGGGGGCGCGCGGGTCATCCCCCGCCTCGCCCGCGGTGAAGAATGCCCAGGAAGGCGCGTCCGGTCCCAGGCAAGCCGGCGCGCCCAGGTCCTCTCCCCAGGCACAGGAGCCGAAGCAGGGGGCCGGCATCACGCGCCGCGAGTCCTATTCCCCTGCGCCGTTGCGTGACGTCCTCTCCCTGAGCCCGTTTGGCCTGATGAGCCGGATGATGGAGGACATGGATCAGCTCTTCACGGACTTCGCGGGTGGCGCCCTGGGCTTGCGGGGGCGTGGCGCCCCGGAGGGCGGCTTGTGGTCGCCGCAGGTGGACGTGCTGGAGCGGGACGGGAACCTGCTGATTCGGGCGGACCTGCCGGGCATGAAGCAGGAGGACATCCGCGTCGAGGTGCTGGAGGACCTGCTCGTGCTCGAAGGCGAGCGCGCCTTCGAGCAGGAAGGGGAGGAAGACGGCATCTGGAGCATGGAGCGCGGCTCCGGTTCGTTCCGCCGGGCCATCCCCCTCCCGGAAGGCATCGAGACGGAGACGGCCCAGGCGCACTTCGAGAACGGCGTGCTGGAGGTGTCGCTGAAGCTTCCCCAGGCCAGGTCCGAAGGAAGGCGCATCGAGGTGAAAGGGGGCTCACGCCCGACGCAGAAGAAGCCGGTCCACTGA
- a CDS encoding ABC1 kinase family protein, whose product MRTGLMRWWELGRVAQASKRLRRASRPQDVEPARHELAERLLGLRGLPQKVGQVLTLSELGTDTPGFGSLAEAPSPLAPEAALEEISRRLGRPWREVFATLEGVGITASLGQVHRGVLRGGRAVAVKLRHPGIVDAVRDDLRALGWLAAPLGGWRGKLDLSAYRRELAEMLQRELDYHLEAQALRDANARLSEVPGVTSPVPVDALVREDLLVMSWVEGQPLAEARRWSDADRRALATTLVRLFLHGCFTWGVLHADPHPGNYRVSRGPDGRPVLGVLDFGCVKPIQPELPLGLGRLIALLRGPAPEADHLLSAWVTLGFAPELLEPMAEALPAISQVLLEPFLQDRPFEVRSWRLGARISEALGPHRWNFRAAGSASHLYVLRAFHGLVRHLEVLDAPLAWGPLLDEARAPSLPPPLPPPASHLEGAARYLRVRVTQGCLTRVALTFRADVTAHLEELLPDDLARRLAARGLDPAAIGAAAVASGLRPSELFHLDEGDRQVRVWLE is encoded by the coding sequence GTGAGAACCGGACTGATGCGATGGTGGGAGCTGGGCCGCGTCGCCCAGGCCTCCAAACGCCTGCGGCGCGCGTCCCGCCCCCAGGACGTGGAGCCCGCGCGGCACGAGCTCGCCGAGCGATTGCTCGGGCTGCGCGGGCTGCCCCAGAAGGTGGGGCAGGTGCTCACGCTCTCCGAGCTGGGCACGGACACCCCGGGGTTCGGTTCGCTCGCGGAGGCGCCCTCCCCGCTCGCGCCCGAGGCCGCGCTGGAGGAGATCTCCCGCCGGCTGGGCAGGCCGTGGCGGGAGGTGTTCGCGACACTGGAGGGCGTGGGCATCACCGCGTCGCTGGGGCAGGTGCACCGGGGCGTGCTGCGGGGCGGGCGTGCCGTGGCGGTGAAGCTGCGGCACCCGGGCATCGTGGACGCCGTGCGGGATGATCTGCGCGCGCTGGGGTGGCTGGCGGCGCCGCTGGGCGGCTGGCGCGGGAAGCTGGACCTGTCCGCCTACCGTCGCGAGCTGGCGGAGATGCTCCAGCGCGAGCTGGACTACCACCTTGAGGCCCAGGCCCTGCGGGACGCGAACGCGCGCCTGTCGGAGGTGCCGGGCGTCACCTCCCCGGTGCCGGTGGACGCGCTCGTGCGCGAAGACCTGCTAGTGATGAGCTGGGTGGAAGGCCAGCCGCTGGCGGAGGCCCGGCGCTGGAGCGACGCGGACCGCCGCGCGCTGGCCACGACGCTGGTGCGGCTGTTCCTCCACGGCTGCTTCACGTGGGGCGTGCTGCACGCGGATCCACACCCGGGCAACTACCGCGTGTCACGAGGCCCGGACGGACGGCCCGTGCTGGGGGTGCTCGACTTCGGCTGCGTGAAGCCGATTCAACCCGAGCTGCCCCTGGGGCTGGGCCGGTTGATCGCGCTCCTCCGGGGACCCGCGCCGGAGGCCGACCATTTGCTATCCGCGTGGGTCACGCTGGGCTTCGCGCCAGAGCTGCTGGAGCCCATGGCGGAGGCGCTGCCCGCCATCAGCCAGGTGCTCCTGGAGCCCTTCCTCCAGGACCGCCCCTTCGAGGTCAGGAGCTGGCGGTTGGGGGCGCGGATCTCCGAAGCCCTGGGGCCCCACCGGTGGAACTTCCGAGCGGCAGGTTCCGCCTCGCACCTCTACGTCCTGCGCGCGTTCCATGGGCTGGTGCGCCACCTGGAGGTGCTGGACGCGCCGCTCGCCTGGGGCCCCCTGCTGGACGAGGCGCGCGCCCCCTCGCTGCCGCCTCCGCTTCCACCGCCCGCTTCGCACCTCGAGGGGGCGGCCAGGTACCTGCGGGTGCGGGTGACGCAAGGGTGCCTCACGCGCGTGGCGCTGACCTTCCGCGCGGATGTGACGGCGCACCTGGAAGAGCTGTTGCCGGACGACCTGGCGCGAAGGCTCGCGGCGCGGGGCCTGGATCCAGCGGCCATCGGCGCGGCGGCGGTGGCCTCGGGGCTGCGGCCTTCGGAGCTGTTCCACCTGGACGAGGGCGACCGGCAAGTCCGGGTCTGGCTCGAGTGA
- a CDS encoding PhzF family phenazine biosynthesis protein, which produces MQVHIIDAFTRTAGAGNRAGVVLDGAALDVPTMQRTAAAVGASETAFVLSRPGDPTVRLRYFTPMDEIAFCGHATVATFHLLAEKGLLRSPGVYTLECPAGSFDIELEPRGARETRVWIVTPQPPVQPNPVAMDPLMAAVGGTAEQVDPALPVIRQGHRLMVPMKRLADLEALTPRGAVLNTLLMPHGVRGVYLFTREAKEEGSVAQARYFVPGFGVLEDPVTGSAAGPLAAYLVEHGSLRLPAQGGTVHSRIEQGDTLGKPGRIDIQVTGRPGHIERARVGGVALTVMDATLLA; this is translated from the coding sequence ATGCAGGTCCACATCATCGATGCCTTCACCCGCACCGCCGGTGCCGGAAACCGCGCGGGCGTCGTGCTCGACGGCGCGGCGTTGGACGTCCCCACGATGCAGCGCACCGCCGCGGCGGTCGGTGCGTCGGAGACCGCCTTTGTCTTGTCCCGCCCGGGCGACCCCACGGTGCGCCTGCGCTACTTCACGCCCATGGATGAGATCGCCTTCTGCGGCCACGCCACCGTGGCCACCTTCCACCTGCTCGCGGAGAAGGGCCTGCTGCGAAGCCCGGGTGTGTACACGCTGGAGTGCCCCGCGGGTTCGTTCGACATCGAGCTGGAGCCCCGGGGCGCGCGGGAGACGCGGGTGTGGATCGTCACCCCCCAGCCGCCCGTGCAGCCGAACCCCGTGGCGATGGACCCGCTGATGGCCGCCGTAGGGGGCACGGCCGAGCAGGTGGACCCGGCGCTGCCGGTCATCCGCCAGGGCCACCGGTTGATGGTGCCCATGAAGCGGCTCGCGGACCTGGAGGCCCTGACGCCCCGGGGCGCGGTGTTGAACACGCTGCTGATGCCTCATGGGGTTCGCGGCGTCTACCTCTTCACCCGCGAGGCGAAGGAGGAGGGCAGCGTGGCGCAGGCGCGCTACTTCGTTCCAGGCTTTGGCGTCCTCGAGGATCCCGTGACGGGCTCCGCCGCGGGGCCGCTGGCAGCCTACCTCGTCGAGCACGGGAGCCTCCGCCTGCCAGCGCAGGGAGGTACGGTTCACAGCCGCATCGAACAGGGAGACACGCTCGGCAAGCCGGGCCGCATCGACATCCAGGTGACGGGCCGTCCCGGCCACATCGAGCGCGCCCGTGTCGGCGGGGTGGCGCTCACGGTGATGGACGCGACCCTCCTCGCGTAG
- a CDS encoding diacylglycerol/lipid kinase family protein yields the protein MKTFLVVNPRSANGQTGKRWVEISAQVGRVLGEFGHGFTSGGMDAARLARQAIEDGYECIVAVGGDGTLNEVTNGFFRDGQVINPQATLGLLPRGTGGDFRRTFGWDLELTSALERLRTEKTEPFDVGRLEFIDNDGNPATRFFANIASFGVSAVVAREVNQGSKALGGNLSFMWGTVKGLMKYTEQQVRLTVDGGAPETVSVTAVAVANGRYFGSGMFVAPDALTHDGLFDVTLWSNYGLSDFVLKSKGVYNGDHVNWKGTRRLRCRTLHAESETGDVFLDVDGETPGRLPCTMTLLPGAIRLKV from the coding sequence ATGAAGACGTTCCTCGTGGTCAACCCGCGCAGCGCCAACGGGCAGACGGGGAAGCGATGGGTGGAGATCTCCGCGCAGGTGGGCCGGGTGCTCGGTGAGTTCGGGCATGGCTTCACCAGCGGCGGCATGGATGCGGCGCGTCTGGCGCGGCAGGCCATCGAGGACGGCTACGAGTGCATCGTCGCGGTGGGCGGCGACGGCACCCTCAACGAGGTCACCAACGGCTTCTTCCGCGACGGGCAGGTCATCAACCCGCAAGCCACGCTGGGGCTGCTGCCCCGGGGCACGGGGGGCGACTTCCGCCGCACGTTCGGGTGGGACCTGGAGCTGACGTCCGCGCTGGAGCGGCTGCGCACGGAGAAGACGGAGCCCTTCGACGTGGGGCGGCTGGAGTTCATCGACAACGACGGCAACCCAGCGACGCGCTTCTTCGCCAACATCGCGTCGTTTGGCGTGAGCGCGGTGGTGGCCCGCGAGGTGAATCAGGGCAGCAAGGCGCTGGGCGGCAACCTGAGCTTCATGTGGGGCACCGTGAAGGGCCTGATGAAGTACACCGAGCAGCAGGTGCGCCTCACGGTGGATGGCGGTGCGCCGGAGACGGTGAGCGTCACCGCGGTGGCCGTGGCCAACGGGCGCTACTTCGGCAGCGGGATGTTCGTCGCGCCGGACGCGCTCACGCACGACGGGCTCTTCGACGTCACCCTCTGGTCCAACTACGGCCTGTCCGACTTCGTCCTCAAGTCGAAGGGCGTCTACAACGGCGACCACGTCAACTGGAAGGGCACGCGCCGCCTGCGCTGCCGCACGCTCCACGCGGAGTCCGAGACGGGCGACGTGTTCCTGGACGTGGACGGGGAGACTCCGGGCCGGCTGCCCTGCACCATGACGCTGCTGCCGGGGGCCATCCGCCTCAAGGTGTAG
- a CDS encoding CheR family methyltransferase yields MPLLPEDFSYLRQRVLRRSGLVLESDTHALVETRLTPLMREERLPDITTLVARLRSQPEGSALHQRLAEALANHETAFFRDAPVFDALRSTVLPALLARRGRTRTLRIWCAACAYGQEPYSVAMTLAEAGLLITGWTVRILATDFSLRALSRASEARYEAQELHRGVTPVLRQRYFHQERDGWRLNEQVRKPVEFRPLNLMEDFPLEAPVDLVLLRNVMIYWDVPTRRAVLARVRRMLHADGYLVLGAAEAAPLVEDGFTRHLIGQTSWYRPAPLSTGAPVEHGSRTPHSNATP; encoded by the coding sequence ATGCCCCTGCTTCCCGAGGACTTCTCCTACCTGCGCCAGCGCGTGCTGCGAAGGTCCGGGTTGGTGCTGGAGTCCGACACGCACGCGCTGGTGGAGACGCGGCTCACGCCGCTCATGCGCGAGGAGCGACTCCCCGACATCACCACCCTGGTGGCGCGGCTGCGCTCGCAGCCCGAGGGCAGCGCGCTCCACCAGCGGCTGGCCGAGGCCCTGGCCAACCACGAGACGGCCTTCTTCCGGGACGCGCCGGTGTTCGACGCCCTGCGCTCCACGGTGCTGCCCGCCCTGCTGGCCCGGCGCGGCCGGACGCGGACGCTGCGCATCTGGTGCGCGGCGTGCGCCTACGGGCAGGAGCCCTACAGCGTGGCGATGACGCTGGCGGAGGCGGGGCTGCTCATCACCGGCTGGACGGTGCGCATCCTCGCGACCGACTTCTCCCTCCGCGCCCTCAGCCGCGCCAGCGAGGCCCGCTATGAAGCCCAGGAGCTCCACCGCGGCGTGACGCCCGTCCTGCGCCAGCGCTACTTCCACCAGGAGCGCGACGGGTGGCGGCTGAACGAACAGGTGCGCAAGCCGGTGGAGTTCCGCCCGCTCAACCTGATGGAGGACTTCCCACTGGAGGCGCCCGTGGACCTCGTGCTGCTTCGCAACGTGATGATCTACTGGGACGTACCCACGCGGCGCGCGGTGCTCGCCCGCGTGCGGCGGATGCTGCACGCCGACGGCTACCTGGTGCTGGGCGCCGCGGAGGCCGCGCCCCTGGTGGAGGACGGCTTCACGCGGCACCTCATCGGGCAGACGAGCTGGTACCGCCCCGCGCCCCTCTCCACCGGCGCGCCCGTGGAGCACGGCTCGCGCACGCCCCACTCCAACGCTACACCTTGA
- a CDS encoding DUF481 domain-containing protein, which produces MKQLKTGGWGLVLGVLLHASAASAQIVNVQALFDEKAELGPAASIELGGDWRTGSTRLFTVRGSLVGQLRSERNVWLGIIRGEYSFASGERIVSQVLEHVRYRRKLSDSVSGEVFAQHEYNEFRRLQFRALLGAGPRVVLFNEDATGLTFGVALMVEHERLRKDGEADAGDRYTDPRVSSYLLGRLKLMENIQLVETVYFQPRVTRPSDLRVLNETLFAVTPNPRVTVGIGFNLTYDSAPPATVPPLDTQLRTTVGVKL; this is translated from the coding sequence ATGAAACAACTGAAGACAGGTGGGTGGGGGCTGGTGCTGGGGGTGCTGCTCCATGCGAGCGCCGCCTCGGCACAGATCGTCAATGTCCAGGCGCTCTTCGACGAGAAGGCGGAGCTGGGGCCCGCCGCGTCCATCGAGCTGGGCGGCGACTGGCGCACGGGCAGCACGCGGCTCTTCACCGTGCGGGGCTCGCTGGTGGGCCAACTGCGCTCGGAGCGGAACGTGTGGCTGGGCATCATCCGCGGGGAGTACTCGTTCGCCAGTGGCGAGCGCATCGTGAGCCAGGTCCTGGAACACGTCCGCTACCGCCGGAAGCTCAGCGACAGCGTGTCCGGTGAGGTCTTCGCCCAGCACGAATACAACGAGTTCCGCCGGCTCCAGTTCCGGGCGCTGCTGGGCGCCGGGCCCCGCGTCGTGCTGTTCAACGAGGACGCCACGGGGCTCACCTTCGGCGTCGCGCTGATGGTCGAACACGAGCGGCTGCGCAAGGACGGCGAGGCGGACGCGGGCGACCGCTACACGGATCCACGCGTGTCCAGCTACCTGCTGGGCCGGCTGAAGTTGATGGAGAACATCCAGCTGGTGGAGACGGTCTATTTCCAACCGCGCGTCACGCGCCCCTCCGACCTGCGCGTGCTCAACGAGACGCTGTTCGCGGTGACGCCCAACCCCCGGGTCACGGTGGGCATTGGCTTCAACCTCACCTACGACAGCGCGCCCCCCGCGACGGTGCCGCCCCTGGACACGCAGCTGCGCACCACCGTGGGGGTGAAGCTCTAG
- the cheB gene encoding chemotaxis-specific protein-glutamate methyltransferase CheB, translating into MNAIRVLVVDDAAVVRRQVSLLLDADPGLEVVATAPNGRIALTKVEQFQPDVVLLDLEMPDLDGLETLKLLRQRAPELPVVMFSALTERAGVLTLEALALGARDYVTKPTSAGGLHVTVEAVREELVRKLKALHVRASPAPPAQASVPRAPRARAHAPSRVEAIVIGASTGGPGALVRVVSALPADLPVPVLIVQHMPPLFTRLLAERLEAASSLRVREAVSGAFVQPGAVWVAPGDFHLAVRRDAAGVRLHTHQGPAENACRPAVDLLFRSAADVYGPGVLAVVLTGMGQDGLRGCRRVSESGGQVVVQDQASCVIGSMPGVVEQAGLADAVVPLDTLATELVRRVEARGKRT; encoded by the coding sequence ATGAACGCCATCCGGGTCCTGGTGGTGGACGACGCGGCCGTGGTGCGGCGGCAGGTGTCCCTGCTGCTGGACGCGGATCCGGGCCTGGAGGTCGTCGCCACCGCGCCCAACGGCCGCATCGCGCTGACGAAGGTGGAGCAGTTCCAGCCGGACGTGGTGCTGCTGGACCTGGAGATGCCGGACCTGGACGGGCTGGAGACGCTCAAGCTGCTGCGACAGCGCGCGCCAGAGCTGCCGGTGGTGATGTTCAGCGCGCTCACCGAACGCGCGGGCGTCCTCACCCTGGAGGCGCTCGCGCTGGGGGCGCGTGACTACGTGACGAAGCCCACCTCCGCCGGGGGCCTGCACGTCACCGTGGAGGCGGTGCGGGAAGAGCTGGTGCGCAAGCTCAAGGCGCTCCATGTGCGCGCGTCCCCCGCGCCCCCCGCGCAGGCCTCCGTCCCACGCGCGCCCCGGGCCCGCGCACACGCGCCCTCGCGCGTGGAGGCCATCGTCATCGGCGCGTCCACCGGGGGCCCCGGCGCGCTGGTGCGCGTGGTGTCCGCGCTGCCCGCGGATCTGCCGGTGCCGGTGCTCATCGTGCAGCACATGCCGCCCCTCTTCACCCGGCTGCTCGCGGAGCGCCTGGAGGCCGCGAGCTCGCTGCGCGTGCGCGAGGCGGTGTCCGGAGCGTTCGTCCAGCCCGGCGCGGTGTGGGTCGCGCCGGGGGACTTCCACCTGGCCGTCCGCCGGGATGCGGCGGGAGTGCGGCTGCACACGCATCAGGGGCCCGCGGAGAACGCCTGCCGGCCGGCGGTGGACCTGCTCTTCCGCTCCGCGGCGGACGTGTACGGCCCGGGCGTGCTGGCGGTGGTGCTCACCGGCATGGGGCAGGACGGCCTGCGCGGATGCCGCCGGGTGAGCGAGTCGGGCGGTCAGGTGGTGGTGCAGGACCAGGCCAGCTGCGTCATCGGCAGCATGCCGGGCGTGGTGGAGCAGGCGGGGCTCGCGGACGCCGTGGTGCCGCTGGACACCCTGGCCACGGAGTTGGTGCGGCGCGTGGAAGCACGCGGAAAGAGGACGTAG
- a CDS encoding Fic family protein produces MKAPSPTEQLAPHREATRGLDWDLPALRADLAAASRQPFHETRAQEDFLHRHDAPAHDSQGVARTERFERALHRVRRWADAGEPLTFARMAEAQAEALGGPTGFRTGDAFAHGGAHRYAHTPGLEADFRAKVEADAREPRHPVAHATRLYLDLCFFHPFPDGNARAARLWLEFMLRRGRLPTPPLAPVVLWPKRPGDAVGYTRMARLLARSIAGPDAPCRNEVHG; encoded by the coding sequence GTGAAAGCCCCGTCCCCGACCGAGCAGCTCGCGCCCCACCGGGAGGCCACGCGAGGCCTGGACTGGGACCTGCCGGCGCTGCGCGCGGACCTGGCGGCGGCGTCGCGGCAGCCCTTCCACGAGACGCGCGCCCAGGAGGACTTCCTGCACCGCCATGACGCACCCGCCCATGATTCCCAGGGGGTGGCGCGAACGGAGCGCTTCGAGCGGGCCCTGCACCGGGTCCGGCGGTGGGCGGACGCGGGGGAGCCCCTGACGTTCGCCCGGATGGCGGAGGCCCAGGCGGAGGCGCTGGGCGGGCCCACGGGCTTTCGCACCGGGGACGCGTTCGCGCATGGAGGCGCGCACCGCTACGCGCACACACCGGGCCTGGAGGCGGACTTCCGCGCGAAGGTGGAGGCGGACGCTCGGGAGCCCCGCCATCCGGTGGCGCATGCCACGCGGTTGTACCTGGACCTGTGTTTCTTCCATCCCTTCCCGGACGGCAACGCCCGGGCGGCGCGGCTGTGGCTGGAGTTCATGCTGCGGCGGGGCCGGCTGCCCACCCCGCCGCTGGCCCCCGTGGTGCTCTGGCCCAAGCGGCCGGGAGACGCCGTGGGCTACACCCGGATGGCGAGGTTGCTGGCGCGGAGCATCGCGGGGCCGGACGCCCCGTGTCGCAACGAGGTGCACGGATGA
- a CDS encoding antibiotic biosynthesis monooxygenase family protein, translated as MVTIGMNYEVREGKAEAFERKFALVLEAMRALPEHARTELFRSVEAPGRYLIVSEWHTREGFDAFVTSEAFHRVTDWGASAILASRPRHEVYGNAASSSPAGGRCPVAHAAR; from the coding sequence ATGGTCACCATCGGCATGAACTACGAAGTGCGAGAGGGCAAGGCGGAGGCCTTCGAGCGGAAGTTCGCGCTCGTGTTGGAGGCCATGCGAGCGCTGCCCGAGCACGCCAGGACGGAGCTGTTCCGGAGCGTGGAGGCTCCGGGCCGCTATCTCATCGTCTCCGAGTGGCACACCCGCGAGGGCTTCGACGCCTTCGTCACCTCGGAGGCCTTCCACCGGGTGACGGACTGGGGCGCCAGCGCCATCCTCGCGAGCCGGCCCCGGCACGAGGTGTACGGCAACGCGGCCTCCAGTTCCCCCGCCGGGGGCCGCTGCCCGGTCGCGCACGCGGCCCGGTGA